A single window of Mycosarcoma maydis chromosome 1, whole genome shotgun sequence DNA harbors:
- a CDS encoding putative Benzoate 4-monooxygenase cytochrome P450, protein MVETDLVPRIGAAIQWSVESPAHVVITLLGAVVLFHVVPYITNTACIKYPGPFFAKFTDFWLLRTALIGHRFEEVHKQHQKYGKFVRIAPNHVSIADHEALQPIYGHGTGTLKPAYYDAFVPPRPFPRGLFNTRDRAEHTRKRKIVSHTFAPKTIVAFEPFIRREVQLLLERWDEFCDKATKDNTEGPRGIKGRAWLDSLMWLNYFAFDTIGALAFGKTFGMLENGVDQAKVEYEDANGNKQVDYCSAVQIINERGEFSGTMGLAPVWMRPYLIKLPWFSSRLKSVKKLTGIALARVNDRLQNGSEREDLLAKLQAAKDDRGEPMGKMELTAEALTQLIAGSDTTSNTSCAIVYHLATHPDKMRKLQAELDRELEHAEEVPLHADVQELPYLQAVLSESLRYHSTSAIGLPRVIPAGGATVCGQQFPSGTILSVPAYTLHRDKSVFGADAEEYNPDRWLAPNAKRDFEKAFIPFSVGPRACVGRNVAMMELSILIAAIFRRYDIVLAEPDKPLDTFEGFLRKPVKLEVGLKRRN, encoded by the exons ATGGTCGAGACCGACCTCGTCCCGCGCATTGGGGCTGCGATCCAATGGTCAGTCGAGTCGCCCGCTCACGTTGTTATCACCTTGCTCGGCGCGGTAGTCCTCTTCCATGTCGTACCATacatcaccaacaccgcTTGTATCAAGTATCCCGGCCCCTTCTTCGCCAAGTTTACCGACTTCTGGCTGCTGAGGACAGCTCTGATCGGTCACCGCTTCGAGGAGGTTCACAAACAGCATCAGAAGTATG GCAAATTCGTCCGTATCGCTCCAAATCATGTTTCTATCGCCGATCACGAGGCGCTGCAACCCATCTACGGCCACGGTACCGGCACGCTCAAGCCTGCGTACTACGACGCATTTGTACCGCCTCGTCCCTTCCCACGCGGTCTGTTCAACACGCGCGACCGTGCCGAGCATACGCGCAAGCGAAAGATCGTTTCGCATACATTTGCACCCAAGACCATCGTCGCTTTCGAGCCCTTCATTCGCCGTGAGGTGCAGCTTCTGCTCGAACGATGGGACGAGTTCTGCGACAAGGCTACCAAGGACAACACGGAAGGACCTCGTGGTATCAAGGGCcgtgcttggcttgacTCGCTCATGTGGCTCAACTACTTTGCCTTTGACACGATCGGTGCGCTGGCGTTTGGCAAAACATTTGGCATGCTCGAGAACGGCGTGGATCAGGCCAAGGTCGAGTACGAGGATGCCAACGGAAACAAACAGGTCGATTACTGCTCAGCGGTTCAGATTATCAACGAACGAGGAGAATTTTCTGGCACCATGGGTCTGGCTCCTGTGTGGATGCGCCCGTATCTGATCAAACTGCCCTGGTTCTCGAGCAGGTTGAAGTcggtcaagaagctcacAGGGATCGCGCTCGCACGTGTCAATGATCGTCTGCAAAATGGCTCCGAGCGTGAAGACCTGCTCGCTAAACTgcaagctgccaaagaCGACCGCGGTGAACCGATGGGCAAGATGGAACTGACCGCGGAAGCACTCACCCAGCTCATCGCTGGCTCTGACACAACGTCTAACACTTCTTGCGCTATCGTGTACCACCTGGCTACGCACCCGGACAAGATGCGCAAGCTGCAGGCCGAACTTGACCGCGAACTGGAGCATGCCGAAGAGGTACCGTTGCATGCCGATGTGCAGGAGCTGCCGTACCTGCAAGCGGTGCTAAGCGAGTCGCTGCGTTACCATTCGACCTCTGCTATTGGTCTTCCGCGTGTCATTCCCGCTGGTGGTGCTACCGTGTGTGGGCAGCAGTTCCCCAGTGGGACTATTCTGTCAGTACCAGCGTACACGCTGCACCGCGACAAGTCGGTGTTCGGAGCGGATGCTGAAGAATACAATCCGGATCGATGGCTTGCACCTAACGCCAAGCGCGATTTCGAGAAAGCCTTTATTCCTTTTTCTGTTGGACCCCGAGCTTGCGTAGGACGCAATGTGGCCATGATGGAGCTTTCCATTCTGATCGCTGCCATTTTCCGACGCTACGACATTGTGCTCGCCGAGCCCGATAAGCCGCTGGACACGTTTGAGGGTTTCCTGCGCAAGCccgtcaagctcgaagtTGGACTTAAGCGACGTAACTGA